One segment of Anatilimnocola aggregata DNA contains the following:
- a CDS encoding YicC/YloC family endoribonuclease gives MLSSMTGHGEAHRHQDGLSVAVEVRSVNNRYFKLNFRASEGYAALETQVEALVRQQVRRGTVQLSLRVDRQASPDDYRLNAAVIAGYMRQLNALAKEGVGVEGVRADSLLQLPGVVCEPVADWALVESHWPIIEGAVKEAVTQFAAMRAEEGATMAVDMRSNCALILKELQQIELRAPLVIDAFRTRIVEKLNKLLSEMGTRIEPADVVREIGIFSERSDISEEIVRLKSHLEQFETAMQVEEAGGRKLDFLTQEMFRETNTIGSKANDAQIAHHVIEIKTAIERVREMIQNIE, from the coding sequence TTGTTATCGAGCATGACGGGGCATGGCGAAGCACACCGACATCAGGACGGTTTGTCCGTCGCGGTCGAGGTGCGCAGCGTCAACAACCGCTACTTCAAACTGAACTTCCGCGCCAGCGAAGGTTATGCAGCCCTCGAGACGCAGGTCGAAGCGCTCGTGCGGCAGCAGGTTCGCCGCGGCACCGTGCAACTCTCGCTGCGGGTCGATCGCCAGGCTTCTCCCGATGATTATCGCTTGAATGCGGCCGTCATTGCCGGTTACATGCGTCAGCTCAACGCTCTCGCCAAAGAAGGCGTGGGAGTGGAAGGAGTCCGGGCCGATTCGCTGCTCCAACTGCCGGGCGTGGTTTGCGAACCGGTAGCGGACTGGGCACTGGTCGAATCGCACTGGCCGATCATCGAAGGTGCGGTGAAGGAAGCCGTCACCCAGTTTGCCGCGATGCGGGCAGAAGAGGGTGCCACAATGGCCGTGGACATGCGGTCCAACTGCGCGTTGATTCTGAAAGAACTGCAGCAGATCGAACTTCGTGCTCCCTTGGTCATCGATGCCTTTCGGACTCGCATCGTCGAGAAGCTGAACAAGCTGCTGAGCGAAATGGGGACGCGCATCGAGCCTGCCGACGTCGTCCGCGAGATCGGCATTTTCAGCGAGCGGAGCGATATTTCCGAAGAAATCGTGCGACTGAAGAGCCACCTCGAACAATTCGAAACGGCCATGCAAGTGGAAGAAGCCGGCGGTCGTAAACTCGACTTTTTAACCCAGGAAATGTTCCGCGAGACAAATACCATTGGCAGCAAAGCCAACGATGCCCAAATTGCGCATCACGTCATTGAGATCAAGACCGCCATCGAACGCGTCCGCGAGATGATTCAAAACATCGAGTAG
- a CDS encoding class I SAM-dependent methyltransferase, whose translation MTNRRTASTKAFGVEDGYAPYRLRQARYYDLGVDCAQWANEHFAATGRKCELLDIGANDGITRRYVELHPGHEHVNYHGVDLFPEGTSAVYKQEEWQLHQIDLSQGLPCLESEAYDIIVCEQVLEHLHDPGLAMREMVRVLRPGGRLVWGVPIFPHGVHLLRRHVVPVVDKWTNAGPRGHVQAWSKQTFLDLVKEQCPELTVEASRGFRIVSGGLLRPLEYSRWWWQLNRRVGAAVPGLCVEVQVLLQKRAAGEAEVRRAA comes from the coding sequence ATGACAAATAGACGGACAGCTTCGACCAAAGCCTTTGGTGTGGAAGACGGATACGCTCCGTATCGCCTGCGGCAAGCCCGCTACTACGACCTGGGTGTCGACTGTGCCCAGTGGGCCAACGAACACTTCGCAGCGACCGGGCGCAAATGCGAGCTGCTCGATATCGGTGCCAATGATGGCATCACTCGGCGGTACGTCGAATTGCATCCCGGCCACGAACACGTCAACTACCATGGTGTGGACCTGTTCCCGGAGGGAACATCAGCGGTCTACAAGCAGGAAGAATGGCAACTGCACCAGATCGATCTGTCGCAAGGACTTCCCTGCCTAGAAAGCGAAGCCTACGACATCATCGTCTGCGAGCAAGTGCTCGAACATTTGCACGACCCCGGTCTGGCGATGCGAGAAATGGTGCGCGTCCTGCGCCCTGGGGGGCGGCTGGTTTGGGGTGTGCCCATTTTCCCGCACGGCGTGCACCTCCTTCGCCGACACGTGGTTCCCGTCGTCGACAAGTGGACTAACGCTGGCCCCCGCGGCCACGTTCAGGCCTGGTCGAAGCAGACTTTTTTAGATCTGGTCAAAGAACAATGCCCTGAGCTGACGGTCGAAGCTTCGCGCGGATTTCGCATCGTTTCGGGTGGCCTGTTGCGGCCGCTCGAGTACAGCCGCTGGTGGTGGCAGTTGAATCGCCGCGTGGGGGCTGCGGTGCCGGGCCTGTGCGTCGAAGTTCAAGTGCTGCTCCAAAAGCGGGCTGCTGGCGAAGCAGAAGTTCGCCGCGCCGCTTGA
- a CDS encoding ABC transporter ATP-binding protein: protein MSIPSTPVIDVRGLTLRFGSFTAVDQVDLQVYGGEVFGLLGPNGSGKTTLIRALCGLLPLAEGTATVLGRDVVKEADEVRQSIGYMSQKFSLYSDLTTQENMDFYSGIYGLRKTEAKLRQKELIELTGLGPYLDRWAGRLSGGWKQRLALVCALLHRPQLVFLDEPTAGVDPVARRELWDLLFQLAAQGITLLITTHYMDEAERCGRVGYLHLSKLLVIGSPTELKQLPEVTPAGFRRVEIVAPDIAALLHVLKTRPTVKEATIFGQSVHALVDVRDDLRDLVAPDVSIRDAGANLEDVFVTIARNRTRELAQAG, encoded by the coding sequence ATGTCCATCCCATCCACACCCGTGATCGACGTCCGTGGTTTGACGCTCCGTTTCGGCAGTTTTACTGCAGTCGACCAGGTCGACTTGCAAGTGTATGGGGGCGAAGTCTTCGGACTGCTCGGGCCCAACGGCTCGGGAAAGACGACTCTCATTCGCGCGCTTTGCGGATTGTTGCCCCTGGCTGAAGGTACGGCGACGGTGCTGGGGCGCGATGTGGTGAAAGAAGCCGACGAAGTGCGGCAGTCGATCGGGTACATGTCGCAAAAGTTCTCGCTCTATTCAGATTTGACGACGCAGGAGAACATGGACTTCTATTCGGGCATTTATGGCCTGCGTAAGACAGAGGCTAAGCTGCGGCAGAAGGAACTTATCGAACTGACGGGACTCGGTCCTTACTTGGATCGTTGGGCAGGGCGGCTATCAGGTGGCTGGAAGCAACGCCTGGCACTCGTCTGCGCGCTGCTTCATCGCCCGCAATTGGTGTTTCTCGATGAGCCGACTGCGGGGGTCGATCCCGTCGCCCGCCGCGAACTGTGGGACTTGCTCTTTCAACTCGCTGCGCAAGGGATCACGCTGCTCATCACTACACACTACATGGATGAGGCCGAACGGTGCGGACGCGTGGGCTATCTGCATCTATCGAAGCTGCTGGTCATCGGCTCCCCCACGGAACTGAAACAGCTGCCGGAAGTCACTCCCGCGGGATTTCGGCGGGTCGAAATCGTCGCGCCGGATATCGCCGCACTGCTACATGTTTTGAAGACTCGCCCGACGGTTAAAGAGGCAACCATCTTCGGACAGTCCGTGCATGCGCTCGTCGATGTACGGGACGACTTGCGCGACCTCGTCGCTCCCGATGTGTCCATTCGCGACGCAGGCGCAAATCTCGAAGACGTCTTTGTGACAATCGCCCGGAATCGCACGCGCGAGTTAGCCCAAGCAGGTTGA
- a CDS encoding zinc ribbon domain-containing protein, which produces MPIDVTCANCKTRFQVSEKFAGKKGPCPKCKTVITVPTVAQQVVVHAPEPTGPKDSKGQAVLKPVVRTETKLSKPMIIGIVASVFVVLLLAFLLRLGFPGGKVPLVILITGSVLLAPPLSFAAYTFLRDDELAPFTRQELLLRLIAPSVVYPLIWGLYWFVFTYLDINPAGNGLMLVFAIPVVIVIGAVCAQASLELEFGAAALHYTVYLATTVLLRLILGMSAYWHADPLPPTKPGAPTKQAPPVKQMLPAKKVALLLESPRQIINRF; this is translated from the coding sequence ATGCCCATTGATGTCACCTGTGCGAATTGCAAAACACGCTTTCAGGTCAGTGAGAAGTTTGCCGGCAAGAAGGGGCCCTGCCCCAAGTGCAAAACGGTCATCACCGTTCCTACGGTCGCGCAGCAAGTTGTCGTGCACGCGCCAGAACCGACCGGCCCTAAAGATTCCAAGGGGCAGGCTGTTCTCAAGCCCGTGGTGCGCACCGAAACCAAGCTCTCGAAGCCAATGATCATTGGCATTGTCGCGAGCGTGTTCGTTGTGCTGTTGCTGGCCTTTCTGCTGCGCTTGGGATTCCCCGGCGGGAAGGTGCCGCTGGTCATCTTGATTACCGGCTCGGTCCTGCTCGCCCCACCGCTGTCATTCGCCGCGTACACATTTTTGCGCGACGACGAACTGGCTCCTTTCACGAGGCAGGAACTTTTGTTGCGGTTGATTGCGCCGTCGGTCGTCTATCCGCTGATCTGGGGTTTGTACTGGTTCGTGTTCACGTACCTCGATATCAATCCCGCAGGCAACGGCCTGATGTTAGTTTTCGCGATTCCCGTGGTGATTGTCATTGGCGCAGTCTGCGCACAGGCCAGTCTCGAACTTGAATTCGGTGCTGCCGCGCTGCACTACACGGTGTATCTGGCCACCACGGTTTTGCTCCGCCTGATTCTCGGCATGAGCGCCTACTGGCACGCCGATCCTCTTCCGCCAACCAAGCCCGGCGCACCGACTAAGCAAGCGCCACCAGTGAAACAAATGCTGCCCGCGAAGAAAGTCGCGCTACTCCTAGAGAGTCCGCGTCAGATTATCAATCGCTTCTGA
- a CDS encoding flavoprotein: MADPNTNREIVVGITGGVAAYKSAMLVSRLVQAGLGVTVVTTRAAEQFIGPAALAALAGRPVARELFDPAFPLGAHITLAERGELLVIAPASADFMAKAAHGLADDLLSTLYLAFIGPVMMAPAMNTAMWNHVAVQRNVQRLRDDGVQFIDPEAGWLSCRQQGAGRMAAWESIAAAVKTRLDALPARGA; encoded by the coding sequence ATGGCCGATCCGAACACCAATCGCGAAATCGTCGTCGGAATTACTGGCGGCGTCGCGGCGTATAAGTCAGCGATGCTAGTCAGCCGCCTGGTGCAAGCGGGCCTGGGTGTAACCGTGGTCACCACGCGCGCTGCCGAGCAGTTCATCGGCCCCGCAGCGCTCGCAGCTTTGGCGGGTAGGCCAGTCGCGCGCGAGTTGTTCGACCCGGCCTTTCCGCTGGGCGCGCACATCACACTCGCCGAACGAGGCGAGTTGCTCGTCATCGCCCCCGCTTCGGCTGACTTCATGGCCAAAGCAGCTCACGGGTTGGCCGACGACCTGCTTTCGACGCTCTATCTGGCGTTCATCGGCCCCGTAATGATGGCCCCGGCGATGAACACTGCAATGTGGAACCATGTCGCCGTGCAACGTAACGTGCAGCGATTGCGGGACGATGGCGTGCAATTCATCGATCCCGAAGCGGGCTGGCTGAGTTGCCGGCAACAAGGTGCCGGGCGCATGGCCGCTTGGGAATCCATCGCCGCGGCCGTGAAAACTCGCTTGGACGCGCTGCCCGCTCGCGGTGCATAA
- a CDS encoding HlyD family secretion protein, with protein sequence MLTKTFLVGTILLALGGTSAGLWYQFFPSSRELKLPGTVESQEVRLSSRSGGRVTKVFVDDGDVLEAGAKVIELEMPELDAQRSQLEAQLAAAEAVLARLERGPRKEEIAASQAAKEAADARLARMKKGFRQEETEQVSAELESIKAEMENARIEMTRERGLLEKNATSKGTYDAAVSRYGRLHGQVNALAAKLRMYESGYREEEIAESIAELARLQANLDLLKAGTRVEEIDEAQATVANLKAKIAELDVMRRERTVYAPEKCIVQTLSVRPGDIAAPNRPVALVLRADDLWVKAYISEIDLGRIKIGQQVAVTIDTFPDKRFQGEVIYIAPESEFTPRNIQTIDERRHQVFAVKVRVADPQGVFKSGMAADVWLKK encoded by the coding sequence ATGCTTACTAAGACTTTTCTCGTCGGCACGATTTTACTGGCCCTCGGCGGCACATCTGCTGGCCTCTGGTACCAGTTCTTCCCGAGCTCGCGCGAACTAAAATTGCCGGGGACGGTCGAATCGCAAGAAGTGCGACTCAGTTCGCGTTCGGGGGGGCGAGTGACGAAAGTCTTCGTCGACGACGGTGACGTGCTGGAAGCCGGCGCGAAAGTAATCGAGCTGGAAATGCCCGAACTCGATGCCCAGCGGTCGCAGCTTGAAGCTCAACTGGCTGCTGCGGAGGCTGTGCTCGCGAGGCTCGAGAGAGGACCGCGTAAAGAAGAGATCGCCGCCTCTCAGGCTGCAAAGGAAGCCGCCGATGCTCGCCTGGCGCGCATGAAAAAGGGATTTCGCCAAGAGGAGACGGAGCAGGTTAGCGCGGAACTCGAGAGCATCAAAGCCGAAATGGAAAATGCTCGCATCGAAATGACTCGCGAGCGGGGACTGCTCGAAAAGAATGCCACGAGCAAAGGAACTTACGATGCAGCGGTCTCGCGCTACGGTCGCTTGCACGGCCAGGTGAATGCCCTCGCCGCCAAATTGCGAATGTACGAAAGTGGCTATCGCGAAGAAGAGATTGCCGAATCGATTGCGGAACTTGCTCGGCTGCAGGCTAATCTCGACTTGCTCAAGGCAGGAACACGCGTCGAGGAAATCGACGAAGCCCAGGCGACCGTTGCAAACTTGAAAGCCAAGATTGCCGAGCTCGACGTGATGCGCCGCGAACGGACGGTCTATGCTCCGGAAAAGTGCATTGTGCAAACGCTGAGTGTGCGACCGGGGGATATCGCTGCACCGAACCGCCCTGTCGCACTCGTGCTGCGAGCCGACGATCTGTGGGTGAAAGCGTATATCTCGGAGATCGATCTTGGCCGGATCAAGATCGGCCAACAAGTGGCGGTGACGATCGACACATTTCCCGACAAACGCTTTCAAGGCGAAGTGATTTACATTGCCCCCGAAAGTGAATTCACGCCGCGCAACATTCAAACGATCGACGAACGTCGTCACCAGGTGTTTGCCGTGAAAGTGCGCGTCGCCGATCCGCAGGGGGTCTTCAAATCCGGCATGGCTGCGGATGTATGGTTGAAGAAGTAG
- the larE gene encoding ATP-dependent sacrificial sulfur transferase LarE: protein MRPLPSAAVAFSGGVDSAVVAQAAFLALGNRAVAVTGVSASLATGELEHAQQIAAQIGIRHEIVSTEELARAGYVANSPDRCYHCKTELYTKLTELAPSWGVSALLNGANLDDLGDYRPGMRAASEFRVLSPLAECGLNKADVRELARHWHLPCAEKPATPCLSSRIAYGEQVTPERLARIDQAEVFLRSLGLGDLRVRLHAGELARIEVPLDVLPTLTQPELREQIAQQFKALGFRFVTLDLQGFRSGSLNSLLSLSKATIPE, encoded by the coding sequence TTGCGTCCGTTGCCGAGCGCAGCGGTAGCGTTCTCGGGAGGTGTCGATTCAGCGGTCGTCGCCCAGGCGGCGTTCCTGGCATTGGGAAACCGAGCGGTCGCGGTGACCGGCGTGAGTGCCAGCCTGGCCACGGGCGAATTGGAACATGCTCAACAGATCGCCGCGCAAATAGGCATTCGGCACGAGATTGTTTCGACCGAGGAACTGGCTCGCGCCGGTTATGTGGCGAATTCGCCCGATCGCTGCTACCACTGCAAGACGGAGCTCTACACCAAGCTGACCGAGTTGGCTCCCTCCTGGGGCGTGAGCGCGCTGTTGAATGGGGCTAATCTTGATGACCTGGGTGACTATCGCCCCGGCATGCGAGCGGCGAGTGAGTTTCGCGTGCTAAGTCCGCTGGCCGAATGCGGCCTGAATAAAGCCGACGTCCGCGAACTGGCCCGCCATTGGCACTTGCCTTGTGCCGAAAAACCGGCCACGCCGTGCTTGAGCAGCCGGATTGCCTATGGCGAACAAGTCACTCCCGAACGTCTCGCGCGGATCGATCAAGCGGAAGTCTTTTTGCGTAGCTTGGGTCTGGGAGACCTGCGCGTGCGGTTGCATGCGGGAGAGCTCGCCCGCATTGAAGTCCCACTCGATGTGCTGCCAACCTTGACGCAGCCTGAACTGCGTGAGCAGATTGCCCAGCAATTTAAAGCACTCGGGTTTCGCTTCGTCACGCTCGATCTGCAAGGCTTTCGCTCCGGCAGCCTGAACTCGCTGCTGAGCTTGTCGAAAGCGACCATTCCTGAGTAG
- the rpoZ gene encoding DNA-directed RNA polymerase subunit omega, which produces MLDDLREEGIVNKVGGRFKLSTLIQKRMVQLNKGGHALVDKNTQDKMQIVLEEIKQDKIYLDASNNLRSTEFQGTGETMELDLGDL; this is translated from the coding sequence ATGCTTGATGATTTGCGCGAAGAAGGAATTGTGAACAAGGTTGGCGGCCGCTTTAAGCTTTCGACGCTGATTCAAAAGCGGATGGTGCAGCTCAATAAGGGCGGGCACGCGCTGGTCGACAAGAACACGCAAGACAAGATGCAAATCGTGCTGGAAGAAATCAAGCAGGACAAGATCTATCTTGATGCTTCGAACAATCTCCGCAGCACCGAGTTCCAAGGGACCGGCGAGACAATGGAACTCGACCTCGGCGATTTGTAA
- a CDS encoding ABC transporter permease, whose protein sequence is MNGDTLLRTFSIGRKEMLHILRDPQTLFFTLFVPVMELFMLGYAIDTNVRNVRTVVVDLAGTQESRQLLQQFENSHSFKIVHRAFTDREASQLIVAGKARVGIIIPEDFSRQLEADRSAQFLVLVDGTESSIAGEAVNVSNAIALRQSLARILGDNALPIEARPRLLFNPDMRSANFFIPGLMVVMCQMMSTVLSANAIVREKELGTLEQLYMTPVRRSELILGKMAPYIILTLFEFCFIALLMRVIFRVPIHGLFITLLMITFPFVLANLGAGLWISTKAATREAAGQVAMGTFLPSIFLSGYVFPIDSMPLPLQWVSQLIPTTWMIDASRSVILRGGGWNELWLHAVVLWSMALFALVVGSLSMQKRL, encoded by the coding sequence ATGAATGGCGACACACTCTTGCGGACGTTTTCGATTGGCCGCAAGGAAATGCTCCATATCCTGCGCGATCCGCAAACGCTGTTCTTCACGCTGTTTGTCCCCGTGATGGAGCTCTTCATGCTGGGGTATGCCATCGACACGAATGTGCGGAATGTGCGCACGGTGGTCGTTGACCTGGCGGGAACCCAGGAAAGTCGTCAGCTGTTGCAACAGTTCGAGAATTCCCATTCGTTCAAGATCGTGCATCGCGCCTTTACCGATCGAGAAGCGAGCCAGTTGATTGTGGCGGGCAAAGCGCGGGTGGGAATCATCATTCCCGAAGACTTCTCACGTCAACTCGAAGCGGATCGTTCCGCTCAGTTTCTCGTGCTGGTCGATGGAACCGAATCGAGCATCGCTGGTGAAGCCGTGAACGTAAGCAACGCGATTGCCTTGCGTCAATCGCTAGCTCGAATTCTCGGCGACAATGCGCTCCCCATCGAAGCGCGGCCACGTCTGCTGTTCAATCCCGACATGCGCTCGGCGAACTTTTTCATTCCCGGGCTGATGGTGGTGATGTGCCAGATGATGTCGACGGTCCTATCGGCCAATGCCATCGTGCGAGAAAAAGAACTTGGCACGCTCGAACAGCTCTACATGACACCGGTGCGCCGCAGCGAGTTGATTCTCGGCAAGATGGCACCGTACATCATCCTGACACTGTTCGAATTCTGCTTTATCGCCCTGCTGATGCGAGTTATTTTCCGCGTACCGATTCACGGTCTGTTCATCACCCTGCTCATGATCACGTTTCCGTTTGTGCTGGCAAACTTGGGTGCTGGCCTCTGGATTTCGACCAAGGCTGCGACGCGGGAAGCAGCTGGTCAGGTCGCGATGGGGACCTTCCTGCCCTCGATCTTTCTGTCGGGTTATGTCTTCCCGATCGACTCGATGCCGCTGCCGCTGCAATGGGTTTCGCAGCTCATTCCGACCACGTGGATGATCGACGCCTCACGGAGTGTGATTCTGCGTGGTGGCGGCTGGAACGAACTCTGGCTGCATGCCGTCGTACTCTGGTCGATGGCGCTCTTCGCCCTTGTCGTCGGCTCGCTCAGCATGCAGAAGCGGCTGTAG
- the gmk gene encoding guanylate kinase produces the protein MNLKPQSATSSAVKTGRMIVISGPSGAGKSTVVRKLLTDCSLPLALSVSATTRQPRAGEVHGQDYFFLPADEFDRRRRAGEFLECKEVFGRGDWYGTLQSQVAAGLEAGKWVILEIDVDGMRSVLERYPDTITIFIHSGGIDELERRLRTRNTDSDDAIRRRLEVARHELAYQNHYRHQILNDDVDQSVRQICEILLQLGA, from the coding sequence ATGAACCTCAAGCCCCAATCCGCGACCAGTTCTGCCGTGAAAACCGGCCGGATGATCGTGATTTCCGGCCCTTCAGGTGCCGGCAAATCGACGGTCGTCCGCAAACTGTTGACGGATTGCAGCCTGCCGCTGGCACTGAGTGTGTCGGCGACAACGCGCCAACCGCGGGCAGGGGAAGTACACGGGCAGGACTACTTCTTCCTGCCTGCCGACGAGTTCGATCGTCGCCGCCGGGCGGGCGAATTCCTCGAATGCAAGGAAGTCTTCGGCCGCGGAGACTGGTACGGCACGCTGCAAAGTCAGGTTGCCGCTGGCCTTGAGGCCGGGAAGTGGGTAATCTTGGAGATAGACGTGGATGGGATGCGATCGGTTCTGGAGCGTTATCCGGACACGATTACCATCTTTATTCACTCCGGTGGCATCGACGAACTCGAACGCCGTCTGCGAACTCGAAACACCGATAGTGACGATGCCATCCGACGTCGGCTGGAAGTTGCCCGCCACGAACTTGCCTACCAGAATCACTATCGCCATCAAATATTGAACGACGACGTCGATCAGTCCGTACGCCAGATTTGTGAAATCTTGTTGCAATTGGGAGCTTGA
- the holA gene encoding DNA polymerase III subunit delta, translated as MAETVHAFDFVKTTTPPATGVCVLFGDEPCLRQLAREHVRGIMTHGDADTPVSQHDGSEKVPEWRDVIDELATASLFGGGGARLVELREADSFVSTHRQRLEDFVTKGKSHGVLVLEVSEWPGNTRLAKMAAESTATVVDCRPPQKVVGKNKVIDESAIARWLTDWARTAHSAQLPPDAAKLLLELTGPVFGVLVQDIAKLSLFVKAGEKITPEMVQDIVGGWKARSLWDLGDAVAGGEAGDALAQLDHVLQAGEHPLAITGSLGWGLRRYALATRIFREAERSGIKVQLRDALLQAGFKDWPLGTLAKAEARLKQLGRVRGGQLYRWLLELDLSLKGTHSNERRGRWAVERMFLRLAKQAAPKR; from the coding sequence ATGGCTGAAACCGTACACGCTTTCGATTTTGTCAAAACCACCACGCCGCCAGCGACCGGCGTGTGCGTGCTGTTTGGCGACGAGCCCTGCTTGCGGCAACTGGCCCGCGAGCATGTGCGCGGCATCATGACGCACGGCGATGCCGATACTCCCGTTTCGCAGCACGACGGGAGCGAAAAGGTTCCCGAGTGGCGCGATGTGATCGACGAACTGGCGACTGCTTCGCTCTTTGGTGGCGGCGGTGCCCGGCTGGTGGAACTGCGCGAGGCCGATTCGTTTGTCTCGACGCATCGTCAGCGACTGGAAGACTTCGTCACCAAAGGGAAGTCGCACGGTGTGCTGGTGCTGGAAGTGAGCGAATGGCCCGGCAATACGCGACTGGCCAAGATGGCTGCCGAATCGACGGCGACCGTCGTCGACTGCCGCCCGCCGCAGAAGGTAGTGGGCAAAAATAAAGTCATCGACGAAAGTGCGATCGCTCGTTGGCTCACCGATTGGGCACGCACCGCTCACAGTGCTCAGCTGCCCCCAGACGCAGCCAAGCTGTTGCTCGAATTGACCGGGCCCGTGTTCGGCGTGCTGGTGCAAGACATTGCCAAGCTATCGCTCTTCGTCAAAGCGGGCGAAAAGATCACGCCCGAGATGGTGCAAGACATTGTCGGCGGTTGGAAGGCTCGCAGCCTGTGGGATCTCGGCGATGCGGTGGCTGGTGGTGAAGCGGGCGATGCACTCGCGCAGCTCGATCACGTGCTGCAAGCGGGCGAACATCCGCTGGCAATCACCGGCTCGCTGGGCTGGGGTCTGCGGCGTTATGCCCTCGCCACGCGTATTTTTCGCGAGGCGGAACGCTCAGGCATCAAAGTGCAACTCCGCGATGCCTTGCTGCAGGCCGGCTTCAAAGATTGGCCGCTGGGGACACTCGCCAAAGCCGAAGCTCGTTTGAAGCAACTGGGACGCGTCCGCGGCGGCCAGCTGTATCGTTGGCTCTTGGAACTCGATCTGTCCCTCAAGGGAACTCACTCCAATGAGCGCCGCGGTCGTTGGGCGGTCGAACGAATGTTCTTGCGACTGGCGAAGCAAGCGGCGCCGAAGCGTTGA
- a CDS encoding aminotransferase class V-fold PLP-dependent enzyme has protein sequence MSTPTLPSPTARIFRDQMPVVRRFAYFDHAAVGPLPEPSRRAVAQWLTEATELGDTVWPRWNGQLEQARRHAAELMGAELDEIALIPNTTAGINYIAQGFPWQAGDNVVTLANEFPSNAYPWLNLAAQGVQTRLVDVPGGLVDLNRLEEAIDERTRLLSLSWIGYASGYRIDLDEVAQLCQRKNIFFFLDAIQGLGVFPIDVRRTKVDFLAADGHKWLLGPEGAGLMFMRREHLDFIRPAHVGWNSVQRPYEFDRIAFNIKQSAARYEGGAANMGGQIALAQSLGLLRELGVSPQASPVANDILAIAEHARQQLARCGARLLSPNEPGHTSGIVTFAIPGTEPTQLREKLLAAEVVVSCRGGGVRISLHGYNNAEDIARMIAVIEASSRD, from the coding sequence GTGTCCACCCCAACTCTGCCCAGTCCAACCGCCCGGATATTCCGCGACCAGATGCCCGTTGTCCGGCGGTTCGCCTATTTCGACCATGCCGCCGTGGGGCCGTTGCCGGAGCCCTCCCGACGGGCGGTGGCTCAGTGGCTGACCGAAGCGACCGAGTTGGGAGACACGGTTTGGCCACGCTGGAACGGCCAACTGGAGCAGGCCCGGCGGCATGCCGCTGAGCTGATGGGGGCGGAACTCGACGAAATAGCCCTGATTCCCAATACCACCGCGGGCATCAATTACATTGCCCAAGGCTTTCCTTGGCAGGCTGGCGATAATGTCGTCACCCTCGCCAACGAGTTCCCGTCGAATGCTTATCCGTGGCTGAATCTCGCTGCTCAGGGGGTGCAGACCCGGTTGGTCGATGTGCCGGGGGGCCTCGTCGATTTGAACCGCCTGGAAGAAGCCATCGACGAGCGAACTCGCCTCCTCTCCCTCAGCTGGATTGGCTACGCCTCGGGGTATCGGATCGATCTCGACGAAGTGGCCCAGTTGTGTCAGCGGAAGAACATTTTCTTTTTTCTCGATGCCATTCAAGGGCTGGGAGTGTTCCCCATTGATGTGCGGCGGACGAAGGTCGATTTTTTAGCTGCCGACGGACACAAGTGGCTCCTCGGACCAGAAGGGGCCGGGCTGATGTTCATGCGCCGCGAACATCTCGACTTCATCCGCCCTGCGCATGTGGGCTGGAACAGCGTGCAGCGTCCGTATGAGTTTGACCGGATTGCGTTCAACATCAAGCAGAGCGCCGCACGCTATGAAGGTGGTGCGGCGAACATGGGCGGGCAGATCGCGCTGGCGCAAAGCCTGGGGCTGCTGCGCGAACTGGGAGTTTCGCCACAAGCTTCACCCGTCGCCAACGACATCCTGGCAATCGCCGAGCATGCGCGACAACAACTGGCTCGCTGCGGTGCCCGCTTGCTCAGCCCCAATGAGCCCGGACATACTTCCGGCATTGTGACGTTCGCGATTCCCGGCACCGAACCCACGCAACTGCGCGAAAAGTTACTCGCTGCCGAAGTGGTGGTGAGCTGCCGCGGCGGCGGTGTGCGCATCAGTCTGCACGGGTACAACAACGCGGAAGACATTGCCCGAATGATTGCAGTGATTGAAGCGAGCAGTCGCGATTAA